Within Flagellimonas maritima, the genomic segment ACTGGCCAAAAACTCGGTCTCTACCTATCACTTTCAAAAAGAAGAATTACGCGCAGCAGAACCTGAGCTGGAATACCTAACGCAAGACCAAAAAGAAAAGATGGTCCGTGAAAAACGCAAAGCAATGGAAAAAGCTGCCAAGGAACTTAATTTTATGGAAGCAGCTAAATTGAGGGATGAAATCAAAGTACTCCAAGAATCATGATAAAATACATCTTTGATAATAAAAATTTAATTGTATTGGCAAGTTTCTTTATGATTCTCAACCTAAACGGACAAGAACTGTCAAAGGAACAAATTAAAATTGCTGCTAAAAATTCATTGCCAACAGCCGTAGAGAACTTGATTGATTTTTTAAAGATTCCGAATGATGGGAATTACCAAAATCACATCAATAATAATCTTAGAGAATGTACTTCAATATTCAATGAACTTGGTTTTGAAACCAAAACATTGCAAACAAAGGGAGCACCGCTGCTTTTTGCAGAGAAAAAGTATGTTGGAAACGCAAACAGTCTCCTTTTTTATCTTCAAATTGATGGTCAACCTGTAGATACAACTAAATGGGATCAATCAAATCCGTATAAGCCCGTTATCAAGCAAAAATCCAAAGATGGTAGTTGGTCCACAATCACAAAAGATACCAGAACTACTGAATTGGATATGGACTGGAGAATATTTGCTCGCTCGTCCTCAGACTCCAAAGGACCCGCAATGGCATTTATTACTTCATTGAAAATTTTGGAAGATTTGAAAATAACACCATCATATAATATAAAGGTCATTATGGATTTTCAAGAAGAGCTTGGCTCTCCAGATTTACCAGAAGCCGTTAAGGAGTATCGAGAGCTTTTGGATGCAAATGCGATATTGATTATGGATGGCACAAGACATATTTCCAACTTGCCCACTTTAACCTATGGTGCAAGAGGTATAGCAACGGCCACCCTCAAAGTATTTGGAGCCAAAAAACCACTGCATAGCGGGCAGTATGGGAACTTTGCACCAAATCCCGTTTTTGAAACGGCACGATTGATCGCCTCTTTGAAAGATGAAAAGGGTAGGGTGTTGATTCCAGGATTTTATGATAATATTCAATTGACCGAAACGGAAAAGAAGAAGCTCAACAAAGTTCCAGAAGATTTGACAGAGATAAAGGCCGACCTCGGCATTTCAAGACCTGACTTGGTAGGTAAAACCTATCAAGAATCATTACAATATCCTTCATTGAACATTAGAGGCCTAAATGCAGCATGGGTAGGGAAAGAGGTCAGGACATTGATTCCTTCTGAAGTAACGGTGGAATTCGACATGCGGTTGGTACCAGAATCCGATGGAAAAAGATTGATGGAATCTCTTAGGGAACATATTGTAAGTAGAGGTTTTCATTTAGTAGATGAGAATCCAACGGATGATGAACGTGCCGCTCACAACAAATTGGCTTCTTTTAGCTATAGACTTGGCTCTAAGCCTTTTAGAACCTCGTTTGACTCTTCGCTTGGTAAAATGCTAAATGCTGCTATGTCCAAAATTTTTGGTCCTAATTATGTCAATATGCGCACCACGGGCGGTTCACAACCCATTGCCCCATTTATCAATACACTGGGAGTACCAGCAGTTTCTTTGCGCATACCCAATCCTGATAATAGTATTCATGCACCCAATGAGAATTTAAGAATAGGTAATTTTTTAGAAGGAATAATGTCGTGTATTGCAGTCCTAAATGAACCCATGCAATGATGGCGCAAAAAAAAGCGCGCCTCAACCGTTTTAGTGCGGAGAAACGCGCTTTCCAACTAACCAACCAACCATCATGAAACACCTAAATTGGTGTATTCATAATTTTCTTTATGACTTATCCTATAGAAATCAATCTTTTGGGTCTAGGTAATGCCTCTTCTTTTTTGGGAAGTGTCAACCTTAAGATTCCATTCTCATAACTTGCATCTATCTTAGTGCCGTCCACTGTTTCAGGTAAAGAGAATGCTCTTTTAAAAGAAGCATGGAAGAATTCTTTTCTTGTATAATTTTCCTTGGTTTCTTCATTTTCAGACTTTACCTCACTGGAAATAGTCAAGACATCATTATCTACCTCTATTTGAAAATCTTCCTTATTGAATCCGGGAACAGCCAGTTCCAATTCAAAACCTTTTGACTTGTCTTTGATATTTACGGATGGAACAAAGTTTTTTTGATTTTCCATTCCTCCGAACCAATCTGGTCCAAATACATCATTTACCAATGATGGCAAAAACAGATTATTTCTTTTTACTATACTCATGGTGATAAATTTTAATGTTAAACTTTTAAATCACCAATACATAGTCAAATCCTATACCATTAAAAAATTCATGTCATTTTGACATTTTCTTAACAAATAATACTGTCAATATGGCGTTAATTGTAATGGGCCTTAAAAATATTAATGAGCACATCTACTGGAATAACCTTGTTTGGGTATTTATGCATTACCTGTAGAACCTGACCAATAGCAGAAGGCGGTAGTCCCATGGCAAGACCGATGTTATGTAGTGTATTAATTTCTTTTTGGTGCTGTTCCTCATCTATGTTCATTAAAAGTAACAGTCTATGAAACTGAACAATACGCTCAGCCTGTGATTTTAATATAACTTTGGGCGACTTTTTCTTAAGTAGTTTTTTAAAAGTTGCCTTATCAATTCCCAAGTTTGAAGCAACACCCAACAAAAACTGGTACTCTGAATCTTTAAGAGAATAATCTACTCTAGCAAAGGCGATCATCTCTGAAAGAATACTCAATTTTTCTTCATAAGTTCCCATGATCTTGGGTTTTGTGGTTTAGCACCTATAAGATAACTCTAAAACTACAGACTTTAGTGTATATCGAAAGCAAAAAGAGTTAAAGAATCGGTTCAATAAAACTCTCGAATTTCAGTATTAGTGCACAATTCCCTGGGCAGGCATTTTAAATCGTCATTGAAGTTAAAATCTAAGGTTATGGAAAGAGATGTCTTCAAAGCAATAAAAAAGGGCAACATTGAATAAACGTTGCCCTTTTATTATTTTAAATCAGGAAAATTAACCCAATACTTCTTTCACCTTGTCTGCAGCTTCTTGAAACTGTACCGCAGAATGTACCGCCAGGCCTGAATTGTCAATTATTTCTTTCGCTAATTCGGCATTGGTTCCTTGCAACCTTACGATAATAGGTACTTTAATGGCATCTCCCATGTTTTTATAAGCGTCTACCACGCCTTGGGCAACTCTATCACAACGAACGATTCCCCCAAAAATATTGATAAGAATAGCTTTTACGTTTGGGTCTTTTAAAATAATCCTAAACGCCTCTTCTACCCTCTTGGCATCAGCAGTACCACCTACATCCAAAAAGTTGGCTGGTTCACCACCCGCCATTTTGATCAAATCCATGGTTGCCATTGCAAGTCCGGCACCATTTACCATACAACCAACGTTTCCATCCAAGTCCACATAGTTCAAACCTACCTCACGTGCTTCGACCTCAATAGGATTTTCCTCGCGCAAATCGCGCATTTCTGCGTAGGATTTTCTACGATAAAGTGCATTATCATCAATGGAAACCTTGGCATCTACGGCCATGATTTTATCATCGGATGTTTTTAAAACCGGATTTATCTCGAACATGCTTGAATCACTTTCAACATATGCTTTATAAAGAGCAGTGACGAATTTTGTCATTTCTTTAAAAGCTGTTCCGGAAAGTCCAAGGTTAAACGCAATTTTTCTTGCCTGAAACGGCAGCAGGCCTGTAGCGGGATCAATTTCTTCCGTAAATATCAGATGTGGTGTTTTTTCGGCGACTTCCTCAATGTCCATTCCGCCTTCCGTAGAATACATGACCATATTTCTGCCCGTACTCCTATTCAACAAAACAGACATATAAAACTCATTGGTCTCACTGTCACCTGGGTAATAGACATCTTCTGCAATAAGCACTTGGTGTACTTTTTTGCCTTCTGCAGAAGTCTGTGGAGTAACTAAGTTCATACCAATGATGCTTCCAGCCAGCTCTTCTACTTCTTTTAAGTTTTTTGCCAATTTAACGCCACCGCCTTTTCCACGACCACCTGCATGTACCTGTGCTTTTATTACATGCCATCCAGTACCTGTTTCCTGTGTAAGTTGTTTTGCAGCATCAACTGCTTCTTTTGCATTGCGGGCCACTATTCCACGTTGGATCCGTACTCCAAAACTGGCTAAAATTTCTTTCCCTTGATATTCGTGAAGATTCATCTATGCGTTAACTTTTGTTTAGTGACAAAAATAGAAAATGACATTGACAAATTGAAGGTGAAAAAAGAATAATTAATATGCCCAAAGATTCAATCATTATATATTGATTGTAAAATTGGGCTTCAAGTAAAAAAGCCAGTTCAATTTAATACCTAGGTTTTGAAATTGTCAAAATCCAATGGGTCAAAGTTTTTGAAGTGCCCGTTCAATTCTATAATTCCTTTGGTACGTTTGACTTCGTTCAAAACCGATGTCGTATTTTCTAAATGATTTTTTATAAACAGTAAGCGTTCTGTCTCATTGGAAATTTGGAGAAGTTCATATTCCTGCTCAAATGAGAGTCCCATTTTATGGGCAAATGAATA encodes:
- a CDS encoding M20/M25/M40 family metallo-hydrolase, producing MIKYIFDNKNLIVLASFFMILNLNGQELSKEQIKIAAKNSLPTAVENLIDFLKIPNDGNYQNHINNNLRECTSIFNELGFETKTLQTKGAPLLFAEKKYVGNANSLLFYLQIDGQPVDTTKWDQSNPYKPVIKQKSKDGSWSTITKDTRTTELDMDWRIFARSSSDSKGPAMAFITSLKILEDLKITPSYNIKVIMDFQEELGSPDLPEAVKEYRELLDANAILIMDGTRHISNLPTLTYGARGIATATLKVFGAKKPLHSGQYGNFAPNPVFETARLIASLKDEKGRVLIPGFYDNIQLTETEKKKLNKVPEDLTEIKADLGISRPDLVGKTYQESLQYPSLNIRGLNAAWVGKEVRTLIPSEVTVEFDMRLVPESDGKRLMESLREHIVSRGFHLVDENPTDDERAAHNKLASFSYRLGSKPFRTSFDSSLGKMLNAAMSKIFGPNYVNMRTTGGSQPIAPFINTLGVPAVSLRIPNPDNSIHAPNENLRIGNFLEGIMSCIAVLNEPMQ
- a CDS encoding TerB family tellurite resistance protein, whose amino-acid sequence is MGTYEEKLSILSEMIAFARVDYSLKDSEYQFLLGVASNLGIDKATFKKLLKKKSPKVILKSQAERIVQFHRLLLLMNIDEEQHQKEINTLHNIGLAMGLPPSAIGQVLQVMHKYPNKVIPVDVLINIFKAHYN
- a CDS encoding Hsp20/alpha crystallin family protein, with amino-acid sequence MSIVKRNNLFLPSLVNDVFGPDWFGGMENQKNFVPSVNIKDKSKGFELELAVPGFNKEDFQIEVDNDVLTISSEVKSENEETKENYTRKEFFHASFKRAFSLPETVDGTKIDASYENGILRLTLPKKEEALPRPKRLISIG
- the sucC gene encoding ADP-forming succinate--CoA ligase subunit beta produces the protein MNLHEYQGKEILASFGVRIQRGIVARNAKEAVDAAKQLTQETGTGWHVIKAQVHAGGRGKGGGVKLAKNLKEVEELAGSIIGMNLVTPQTSAEGKKVHQVLIAEDVYYPGDSETNEFYMSVLLNRSTGRNMVMYSTEGGMDIEEVAEKTPHLIFTEEIDPATGLLPFQARKIAFNLGLSGTAFKEMTKFVTALYKAYVESDSSMFEINPVLKTSDDKIMAVDAKVSIDDNALYRRKSYAEMRDLREENPIEVEAREVGLNYVDLDGNVGCMVNGAGLAMATMDLIKMAGGEPANFLDVGGTADAKRVEEAFRIILKDPNVKAILINIFGGIVRCDRVAQGVVDAYKNMGDAIKVPIIVRLQGTNAELAKEIIDNSGLAVHSAVQFQEAADKVKEVLG